The nucleotide window GCAGAAGCGACATCGGCCTGCCGTGCACGAGTTCGTCGCTGGCGGTCATCTCGGAGACGACCAGTCCGGCGCCGAGATTGGCGGCAAGGCGTCGAAAGGGGGCATCGGTGACGCCGGACATCGGCGCCAGGAGAACCCGGTTGGCGACAGCAATTTCGCCTATTTTCAACGGCTTAGAACGTGAACTTTCCGGGCCGGTCACGGCGTTCTCATGGTTGGGGCGGCGGCTTCATTGCAACCGTCGACGCATATTGTGAGCACAAATCTTGGGCAGTCAAGCTTCTTGCCTACACTTTAGACAGAACTATCATTTGTGCAAGTGCACTGCAACAAAAACTGCTTTTCCCACAGCTAGCGGGAATCGCTCTGTTTTTCCCTATTCAGCGTGGTAAGGGCTGTGCGCCAGCGCACCCGCCCCTCACCACCCCGATTCATTCGTATTTGAGTCCAGATGCCCAGACCCGAGCGCACCGCAGCCATTCTCGTCGCAGCCGGACGCGGGCTTCGCGCCGGCGCCGGGGGTCCAAAGCAATATCGCGAGATCGGTGGGCAGACGGTGATCTTCCGCGCCATGCAAGCGTTCAGCAAGCATCCAGATATCTTCGCCGTGCAACCGGTGGTGAATCCCGATGACGCCGCCGTTTTCAGTGAAGCCGTCGCGGGACTGCGCCATCAACCTCCAACGAATGGCGGCGCGACACGTCAGGCCTCGGTGCATGCCGGACTCGAGGCGCTGGCTGCGGAGAAGCCCGACATCGTTCTGATCCACGATGCCGCGCGGCCCTTCGTGACCTCGGCGGTAATTTCGCGCGCGATCGATGCTGCGGGTCGGACGGGCGCCGCTGTTCCGACAATTCCCGTTACCGACACGATCAAGCAGGTCGGTGATGCCGGTCACGTCGAGGCGACGCCCGAACGCGCATGGTTGCGTATCGCGCAAACGCCGCAAGCGTTTCGCTTCGATGTCATTCTCGATGCCCATCGCCGCGCCGCGCGCGATGGCCGCAGCGATTTCACCGACGATGCGGCGCTCGCGGAGTGGGCGGGATTGACGGTGGCGACCTTTGAAGGCGATCCTGCAAACATGAAACTGACGACGCCAGAAGATTTCATCCGCGAGGAAGCCCGCCTCGCCGCCCAGCTCGGCGACATCAGGACCGGCACAGGCTACGACGTGCACGCCTTCGGCGACGGCGATCATCTTATGCTCTGCGGCGTTCGCGTGCCGCACACCCGCGGCTTTCTCGCCCATTCCGATGGCGACGTCGGCCTGCATGCTCTGGTCGACGCCATCCTCGGCGCGCTGGCCGACGGCGATATCGGCTCGCACTTTCCACCGAGCGACCCGCAGTGGAAGGGTGCTGCGTCGGACAAATTCCTCAAATATGCCGTCGAGCGCGTCGCCGCGCGCGGCGGACGAATCGCCAATCTCGAGGTCACGATGATCTGCGAGCGCCCGAAGATCGGGCCGCTGCGCGATACCATGCGCGCCCGCATTGCCGAGATCACCGGGCTCAATATTTCCCGCGTTGCGGTGAAGGCGACCACCAGCGAACGGCTCGGCTTTACCGGCCGCGAGGAAGGCATCGCCGCGACCGCGAGCGCCACCATCCGCCTGCCTTGGGACGATAAGGGTTGGAGCGAGTAAGATGAGCGGCAGCGACGCCCGCGCCCTCGCCCGCTCGCTGCTTGATTTGTGCCGGATGCGCAAGCTGACGATTGCCACCGCAGAATCCTGCACGGGCGGCCTGGTCGCCGGTGCGCTGACCGATATTCCGGGCTCTTCGGACGTGATCGACCGCGGTTTCGTCACCTATTCCAATGAAGCCAAGCGCGCGATGCTCGGCGTCAAAGCCTCGACGCTGACAACCTTCGGCGCAGTCAGCAAGGAAACCGCGACTGCAATGGCGGTCGGCGCGCTGGAAAAGGCCGGCGTGGATCTCGCGGTATCCATCACCGGCATTGCAGGTCCGGGCGGAGCCACACCGGGCAAGCCGGTCGGCCTCGTGCATTTCGCCGTTGCGTCACGCGATGGCAAGATCCTGCACCGCGAATTCCGTTTTGGCGCCATTGGCCGCACCACCGTGCGCCAGCGCTCGGTCGTGGAAGCGCTGCGTATGCTGATGGAATTGGCGCGCGGACCGCAGCCGCCTGCCAAGTCGCGCCGGGAAGCCGTGAGCCGGTTACGGCCGCGGGTGGCGCGCAGCCCGCGCCGGAGCGCCGTCAAGCGGCGCCGGCCGCCGCGGACTTAATCAGATCAGGCCAGCGCAGCCAACGCCTTGGCGCGCGTCTCGCTCAGCGAGCTTGTCGGCGTCAAAGCTTCCGGGCTGATCGAAAGCTCGATGATGGCCGGCAGTCCGCTTGCCACCGCTTCGTCGAAAGCGCTGGCAAAGTCCTCAGTGCGCTCAACGTGGGCGCCAAATCCGCCACAAGCGCGGGCCAGCGCCGCGAAATCGGGATTGGCCAGATCAGTGCCGGAGACACGGCCGGGATAGGTCCGCTCCTGGTGCATGCGGATCGTTCCATACATGCCGTTGTTGCAAACGATCACGATCAGCGGCAGCCGGTGTTCGACCGCCGTCATGAACTCCAGCCCGGTCATCTGGAAGCAGCCGTCGCCGGCAAATGCAATGACGGTGCGCTCGGGATGCATCAGCTTGGCGGCCACGGCCGCGGGCAGGCCATATCCCATCGATCCCGACGTCGGCGCCAGTTCGGTGCGAAATTGCCGATAGCGCCAGAAGCGGTGCACCCAGACGGCATAGTTGCCGGCGCCATTGCAGATGATGGTGTCATGGGGCAAGCGATCGCTCAAACTGCGCACGATCTGCGAGAGCTGCACGTCGCCGGGCGACCGCGTCGGCTCGGTGAAGGCGAGATAGTCGGCATGCGCCGCCTTGAGATAGTCGGCGCGCGATTGATGTTTCGGCTCCAGCCGCTTGATCGCAACTGCAAAGGCCGCGCCGCTCGCGACCACGCCGAGCGTCGGCGAATAGACGCGTCCGATCTCTTCCGGGTCGGGATAGATATGAACCAGCGGCTGCTTCGGTTTCGGAACATCGAACAACGTATAGCCGGATGTGGTGGCCTCCCCCAGCCTCGCGCCAAGCGCGATCACCAGATCGCTGGTTCGGATCCGGTCGGCGATTTTTGCGTCGAGACCGATGCCGACATGGCCGCCATAGGCCGGATGCAGATTGTCGAAATAGTCCTGGCATCGGAACGAAACGCCGACTGGAACCTCGTGCGCAGCGGCAAACGTTTCGAGATCGCGACGAGCCTGATCGCTCCATCCGCCGCCGCCGACGATCAGGAACGGCCTCTTCGCCTCCGACAGCAGCGCATGGAATTGCCGCAAGGCGCCGTCATCGGGCGCGACCGGAATCGGATTGTAGGGCGGCGCATCCGCCACCTCGGCGGTGTCGGTGAGCATGTCCTCGGGCAGCGCCAGCACGACCGGACCGGGACGGCCCGATGTCGCGGTGAAGAAGGCGCGCGAAATGAACTCGGGAATCCGCCGCGCATCGTCGATCTGGGCGACCCATTTCGCCATCGGCCCGAACATCTGGCGATAATCGATTTCCTGGAACGCCTCGCGTTCCATCATGTCGCGTCCAACCTGGCCAAGCAGCAGGATCAGCGGCGTCGAGTCCTGGAACGCGACATGGACGCCGGAGGAAGCATTGGTGGCGCCGGGGCCGCGGGTGGCGAACACGATGCCGGGCCGTCCCGTCAGCTTGCCATAGGCCTCCGCCATCATGGCAGCGCCCCCCTCCTGCCGCGCGTTGATGAAACGCACGCGCTGGCTCTGGTACATGCCGTCGAGAGCTGCCAGGAAGCTTTCCCCGGGCACGCCGAACACGGTGTCGGCGCCGTGCAAGGCCAGTTGCTCGATGAGAATATGGCCACCGGTTCGAAGATTTGCGTCCATCGGCTCGTCCCTCAGTTGCCTTGTTGTTGCTCTTTCGGTCCTACCCGCGCGGCCACGCCCGTCACGGCCTCGTAGGCCTTGATGACGGCAGTGCAGGATTCGCCGTCGTGCCCGAGCAGCGCCGCCTGCCGGTAGGTCTGATGCACCGCTTCCGCCATGAACCCGGGCAGACCCGCCTCCTCCAGCCAGCGCGCATAATAGCGGACGTCCTTGCGGGCGTTCGCCAGCGACATCAGCGGCGTGAAGTCGCCATCGAGCGTGGCCTGGCCGTAAAGATCGAGCATGCCGCTCTTGCCGCCGGCCGCCGAGATGATGCGGATCACCTGGGAAAGATCGAGCCCGTCCTTTGCGGCGAGCGCAAAGCCTTCACACCACGCCGCCACATTGGCGAAGGCGATATAGTTGTGAATGAGCTTGAGGCGGATCGCATGCCCCAGCGGGCCGATGTGGAAGATGTTTTCGGCATAGCGTTCAAAATAGGGCCTGAGGTCGTCGAGCAGGTCGCGCTCACCGCCGAACAGCACGTTGACCTTGCCGGCGTCGGCGTGTTTCGGGGTTCGCGTCATCGGTGCTTCGGCGTAGCGACCGCCGGCCGCGCGCACCATGCGGTCGAGCTTGGCGACCATCTGCGGGCTGCCGGTGGTGTGATCCACGATGATGAAGCCCGGTGCCGGACTGGCGAGCAGCCCATCGCTGCAAACCATCAACGCCTCGACATCCTCGGCCTCGTTGACGCAAATCATGATGACGCGGCAATTGTCGCGAATTTCCTGAAGACCGCTGGCAGCGGTCGCGCCGAACGATTTGGCGCCCGCCACAGCCGCCGGGTTGATATCATAGGCGGTGACCGCCACGCCCTTGGCGACGAGGTTCTTGACCAAGCCTCGCCCCATTCCACCAAGGCCGATAAAGCCAACGCGTTCGAATGTCGTCATCTCAACCGTTCCGTAGTTGTTCCCTGGAATCTTTCCGAAGAGCCGAGCGCGCCGAGTTGCGGAGCCTAGCTTCGGGTGCCGGTGACGGGCTTCCCATAAATCACGTCCGCCCGCTTTTCGAACGCGTGGGCAAAACGCTGGAATGCGGTATCGAACATCGTCCCCATCAGCATTGCCAGCATCCGGCTCTTGAATTCATAGGACAGGAAGAATCCGACGTCGCAGTCGGTTTCGGATTTCGGCTCGAACGTCCAGCGGTTTTCGAGGTTGCTGAACGGGCCCTTCAGATATTCGACCATGATTTTCAGGTTCGGCCGGTCCAGCGTCACCCGGCTGGTGAAGGACTCCCGCACCAGCTTGAACGATACCGTCATGTCGGCGACGATCACCTCAATGCCGTCGGCCTTCTGCGTGCGCTGCCGTATCCTCAGCGATTGGCACAGCGGCACGAATTCCGGATAGCGCTCGACATCGGCGACCAGATCGAACATGTGCGACGCGGTATGATGAACCCGGCGCTTGCTGGAAAAGCGAGGCATTGGACGCGCTCAACCGTGTAGCGCAGCCCGCGCCGCCCTGAGCTTGGCAAAATCCTCACCCGCATGGTGCGACGAGCGGGTCAGCGGACTGGCCGACACCATCAGAAAACCCTTGGTATAGGCGACCTTCTCGTAGCCCGCGAATTCGTCCGGCGTCACGTAGCGCATGACGGCGTGGTGCTTGCGGGTCGGCTGCAGATACTGCCCGATGGTCAGGAAATCGACGTCCGCCGAGCGCAGATCGTCCATCACCTGCAGCACCTCGTGGCGCTCCTCGCCGAGGCCGACCATGATGCCTGACTTGGTGAAGATGGTGGGATCGATTTCCTTGACCCGCTGCAACAGCCGGATCGAATGGAAGTAGCGCGCGCCCGGGCGTACCGTGAGATAACGCGCCGGCACGGTTTCCAGATTGTGGTTGAACACGTCCGGCTTGGCCGCCGCGACCACCTCCAGCGCGCCTTCCTTGCGCAGGAAGTCGGGGGTGAGGATTTCGATGGTCGTGGTCGGGCAGCGCGCGCGAATGGCGCGAATCGTCTGCGCAAAGTGCTCGGCGCCGCCGTCGGCGAGATCGTCGCGATCGACCGAGGTCACCACGACATGAGTCAGCCCGAGCTTGAAGGTCGCCTCCGCGACATGTTCCGGCTCATTGGCGTCGAGCGCGCCGGGCATGCCGGTCTTGACGTTGCAGAACGCGCAGGCCCGCGTGCAGGTGTCCCCCATGATCATGAAGGTGGCGTGCTTCTTGTCCCAGCACTCGCCGATATTCGGGCAGCCGGCCTCCTCGCAGACCGTGACGAGGCCGTTCTCCTTGACGATCTTCCTCGTGTCGGCATAGCCGCGGGTGTTCGGCGCGCGCACCCTGATCCAGTCCGGCTTCGGCGGCGATAGCGCATCCGGCCGGTTCACCTTTTCGGGGTGACGCGGGCGAACCTGGTTCAGGGAGACGGTATCGACGAGGACGACCATGTTAAGTCCGGAAAATTGCGAGAACACCTAGCTAATCCGTGTTGCTCGCGCCTGCAACTCTGTTGCGGAAACCTGCAACCTGGCCCGCGGAAGGCCCACAGGTCGGCCTCGCGAAACCCGGCAGATCGTGCAAGATAATGACGAATTTCACCCTTCCGCGAACGATTCTCACTTGAAAATAGTTCAAAACCCCAAGCCCGCCGAGGGCGCCGCCCCCCGGCTCGGCAAGCCGCTGAAACGCTCGTTTTTCGACCGCAGCGTGCACGAGGTCGCGCCCGACCTGATCGGGGCAACGCTCCTGGTCGACGGCGTCGGCGGTATGATCGTGGAGGTCGAAGCCTATCACCATCTGGACCCGGCCGCGCATTCATTTCGCGGACCGACACCGCGCAACCGGGTGATGTTCGGCCCGCCGGGTTTTGCCTATGTCTACCGCTCCTACGGCATCCACTGGTGCGCCAATTTCGTCTGCGAAGAGGAAGGTTCGGCCAGCGCCGTCCTGATACGCGCACTGCAACCGACCCATGGCATACCCGCGATGCGCCGCCGCCGCGGCCTCCAGGACGAGCGCGCGCTGTGCTCGGGCCCGGGCAAGCTCTGCGAGGCGCTCGGGATCACGATCAGGCACAGCGAGCTGCCGCTCGATCAGCCTCCGTTTGCGCTGCATGCGCGAGTCGGCAAGCCCGAGACCATTGTTGGAGTACGGATCGGAATTACAAAAGCGGTCGATCTGCCGTGGCGCTACGGATTGAAGGGGTCGAGGTTTTTGAGCAAGCGGTTTTTGACGGGGGAGCTGCATCAACATCAATAGTTGTCATCCCCCGCGCATGCGGGGGATCCAGTACGCCGCGGCTTCTCGGTTCAATCATCGACGTCTCTGGGATACTGGGTCGCCCGGTCAAGCCGGGCGATGACAGCGAATGTGTGTCGGCGTTCCCGCGACACGATGCGCCCGGGCTTTTGCAAATCGTTCGCCCCAGAAGTGAGAGGGCGCAGGGAATGCCGGGTGCTTGCTGCACCCGCGGTCCCGTGTGCAAATGCACTTAAGAGTGCGCGCACACGAGCATACAGGTACAGCCGGAGCAGCCCGGCATTCCCTGCGCAGTGGGTTTACGGCTTATGCCGCGCTCTCCTTGGAGACGAATTCCTCTTGCCTCCATCACTGACGAATTGACGGCTCGCATGCCACGGTTGGGCGCCTGCAAACCTCTGCCAGCTTGACACCAGCCACGGGCGCCGGGACCACACGGTTTTGCCGTACGCGGCTTCCCTCACCACAGACTTCAACCAGCCAAGTGCCTGCCGGCAGAAGGAATGGCGAAAGCGTTTAAGCGCCGTACGTCCTGCGCACTGTGTTCACTCACGGTAAAAACCGCCCTGCGAACACCTCTCGCGCCCGACGCTGCCGCGTCCACCGCAACCCGCCCCAACGTTCGTGACGATGGCCAACGCCCCTCTTCTTCGGGACGGGATGGCGGGAGTTGTAGAGGTGATTTGGGGTCAGCGCGAAGCGGAATATTTTTGCGGCGATGGCTGGACGGGGCAAATCAGCTTGAAGCTACAAGAGAAAATCGCGTATTCGCGCAGCGGCGCGGGACCTGTGATTTCAACTGCCTCTAGCAAGTGAGTAGGCAAACGTTGGCTTCCGAGCTTGAGCCAGTCCGAACATTCAAGGCCGCGAGCGCGATCCAGAACCGCCAATACGTGAGCCTGTCATTGTATGATATCAACATTGGCGGCAGGAGGAGCGCCATGACAATTCCAGCGGAAAAGCTAATTCGGCTTGGTTTTGGTTTCGCGGTTTCCCAGGCACTGCGGGTTGTCGCGGATCTTGAGATTGCCGACCGACTAGCCGACGGCGAACAGAGCGTAGACGATCTGGCAGCGCAGACCAGCACCCACGCCGACGCGCTCTACAGAATCATGCGATTGCTGGCCGCCGAAGGAGTATTTCGTGAGACCTCCGAGCGTCGCTTCGGTCAAACTGAACTAAGTTCGTTGTTACGCTCTGATCAGCGATCGAGTCCGCGCGACCTGATCCGAATGATCAATAGCGAGCCATATCTGGCCTTCGCGCAGCTCGGCCATTCGGTGCAGACGGGCCTGCCAGCTTTTGACGAAACGTTTGGAAAATCCCGCTTCGATTGGCTGGCCGACCACCCGGCCGAAGCTGCGCTCTTCCAGAGCGCAATGATCGCCCTGAGCCAGGGTAGCAATGAAGCGGTTGCAGAGGCCTATGATTTCACGCCCTTTTCCAAAGTCGTGGACATCGGTGGCGGCCACGGGCAACTCCTGTCGGCCATCCTCGCGCGCCATCCGCATCTGTCGGGCGTACTCTACGACCTTCCATCGGGCATCGCGGCGGCGCGGGCAGGTGCCGGAGGTCATCTGCCCCGCACAGACTTTGTTGCCGGAGACTTCTTTGAATCTGTTCCAGCGGGCGCTGACGTCTATGTGCTGAAGAAAGTTATCCACGACTGGAACGATGAAAAGGCGGTCATGATCCTGCGCAAATGTCGCGACGCCATGAAGTCGGACGGCAGGGTGCTGGTTGCGGAGACGATCGTTCATTCGGGCAACGAACCCGAATCGATCAAACTTATCGACGCCCAGATGTTGGTTGTGACCGGGGGCGTCGAGCGCACGGTGACTCAGTATGCTGCTCTATTCGAGGCGGCGGGTCTACGGTTTGAGCGCGTCATCCCAACTGTTCGGCCAATCTCCATTCTTGAGGCGCTCAGGTGAGAGCTACACGGTCAGCACATCTTCAATCCGGATCGGTAAGCTGCGCACGCGCTTGCCTGTGGCGTGAAAGACGGCGTTGGCGATGGCGGGGGCCATGCCGACAAGCGCGATCTCGCCGAGGCCTTTGACACCAAGAGCATTGACGTGTGGATCTGTCTCCTCGACGAAGTGCGCTTCAAGCTGGGGAATGTCGAGATTCACGGGCAGCAGGTAATCGGCCATATGGGCGTTGACCGGGCGGCCGTCGCGCGGATCGAGGACAGTGCGTTCCATCAGCGCCATGCCCATCCCCCCGATCATGCCGCCAATGCATTGGCTCCTCGCAAGTCGCGGATTGACGACGCGGCCGATGCCATAGGCGCCCATGGCGCGGCGCAGCCGGATCGTGCCGACATCGGGATCGACGGCCACCTCCGCAAATACAGCTCCAAAGGAGTGCATCGAAAATCGGGCCGCGACATCGGG belongs to Bradyrhizobium icense and includes:
- a CDS encoding NAD(P)-dependent oxidoreductase, with the translated sequence MTTFERVGFIGLGGMGRGLVKNLVAKGVAVTAYDINPAAVAGAKSFGATAASGLQEIRDNCRVIMICVNEAEDVEALMVCSDGLLASPAPGFIIVDHTTGSPQMVAKLDRMVRAAGGRYAEAPMTRTPKHADAGKVNVLFGGERDLLDDLRPYFERYAENIFHIGPLGHAIRLKLIHNYIAFANVAAWCEGFALAAKDGLDLSQVIRIISAAGGKSGMLDLYGQATLDGDFTPLMSLANARKDVRYYARWLEEAGLPGFMAEAVHQTYRQAALLGHDGESCTAVIKAYEAVTGVAARVGPKEQQQGN
- a CDS encoding CinA family protein, which encodes MSGSDARALARSLLDLCRMRKLTIATAESCTGGLVAGALTDIPGSSDVIDRGFVTYSNEAKRAMLGVKASTLTTFGAVSKETATAMAVGALEKAGVDLAVSITGIAGPGGATPGKPVGLVHFAVASRDGKILHREFRFGAIGRTTVRQRSVVEALRMLMELARGPQPPAKSRREAVSRLRPRVARSPRRSAVKRRRPPRT
- a CDS encoding type II toxin-antitoxin system RatA family toxin is translated as MPRFSSKRRVHHTASHMFDLVADVERYPEFVPLCQSLRIRQRTQKADGIEVIVADMTVSFKLVRESFTSRVTLDRPNLKIMVEYLKGPFSNLENRWTFEPKSETDCDVGFFLSYEFKSRMLAMLMGTMFDTAFQRFAHAFEKRADVIYGKPVTGTRS
- a CDS encoding DNA-3-methyladenine glycosylase; its protein translation is MVQNPKPAEGAAPRLGKPLKRSFFDRSVHEVAPDLIGATLLVDGVGGMIVEVEAYHHLDPAAHSFRGPTPRNRVMFGPPGFAYVYRSYGIHWCANFVCEEEGSASAVLIRALQPTHGIPAMRRRRGLQDERALCSGPGKLCEALGITIRHSELPLDQPPFALHARVGKPETIVGVRIGITKAVDLPWRYGLKGSRFLSKRFLTGELHQHQ
- a CDS encoding thiamine pyrophosphate-binding protein → MDANLRTGGHILIEQLALHGADTVFGVPGESFLAALDGMYQSQRVRFINARQEGGAAMMAEAYGKLTGRPGIVFATRGPGATNASSGVHVAFQDSTPLILLLGQVGRDMMEREAFQEIDYRQMFGPMAKWVAQIDDARRIPEFISRAFFTATSGRPGPVVLALPEDMLTDTAEVADAPPYNPIPVAPDDGALRQFHALLSEAKRPFLIVGGGGWSDQARRDLETFAAAHEVPVGVSFRCQDYFDNLHPAYGGHVGIGLDAKIADRIRTSDLVIALGARLGEATTSGYTLFDVPKPKQPLVHIYPDPEEIGRVYSPTLGVVASGAAFAVAIKRLEPKHQSRADYLKAAHADYLAFTEPTRSPGDVQLSQIVRSLSDRLPHDTIICNGAGNYAVWVHRFWRYRQFRTELAPTSGSMGYGLPAAVAAKLMHPERTVIAFAGDGCFQMTGLEFMTAVEHRLPLIVIVCNNGMYGTIRMHQERTYPGRVSGTDLANPDFAALARACGGFGAHVERTEDFASAFDEAVASGLPAIIELSISPEALTPTSSLSETRAKALAALA
- a CDS encoding bifunctional 2-C-methyl-D-erythritol 4-phosphate cytidylyltransferase/2-C-methyl-D-erythritol 2,4-cyclodiphosphate synthase — encoded protein: MPRPERTAAILVAAGRGLRAGAGGPKQYREIGGQTVIFRAMQAFSKHPDIFAVQPVVNPDDAAVFSEAVAGLRHQPPTNGGATRQASVHAGLEALAAEKPDIVLIHDAARPFVTSAVISRAIDAAGRTGAAVPTIPVTDTIKQVGDAGHVEATPERAWLRIAQTPQAFRFDVILDAHRRAARDGRSDFTDDAALAEWAGLTVATFEGDPANMKLTTPEDFIREEARLAAQLGDIRTGTGYDVHAFGDGDHLMLCGVRVPHTRGFLAHSDGDVGLHALVDAILGALADGDIGSHFPPSDPQWKGAASDKFLKYAVERVAARGGRIANLEVTMICERPKIGPLRDTMRARIAEITGLNISRVAVKATTSERLGFTGREEGIAATASATIRLPWDDKGWSE
- the lipA gene encoding lipoyl synthase: MVVLVDTVSLNQVRPRHPEKVNRPDALSPPKPDWIRVRAPNTRGYADTRKIVKENGLVTVCEEAGCPNIGECWDKKHATFMIMGDTCTRACAFCNVKTGMPGALDANEPEHVAEATFKLGLTHVVVTSVDRDDLADGGAEHFAQTIRAIRARCPTTTIEILTPDFLRKEGALEVVAAAKPDVFNHNLETVPARYLTVRPGARYFHSIRLLQRVKEIDPTIFTKSGIMVGLGEERHEVLQVMDDLRSADVDFLTIGQYLQPTRKHHAVMRYVTPDEFAGYEKVAYTKGFLMVSASPLTRSSHHAGEDFAKLRAARAALHG
- a CDS encoding methyltransferase, which gives rise to MTIPAEKLIRLGFGFAVSQALRVVADLEIADRLADGEQSVDDLAAQTSTHADALYRIMRLLAAEGVFRETSERRFGQTELSSLLRSDQRSSPRDLIRMINSEPYLAFAQLGHSVQTGLPAFDETFGKSRFDWLADHPAEAALFQSAMIALSQGSNEAVAEAYDFTPFSKVVDIGGGHGQLLSAILARHPHLSGVLYDLPSGIAAARAGAGGHLPRTDFVAGDFFESVPAGADVYVLKKVIHDWNDEKAVMILRKCRDAMKSDGRVLVAETIVHSGNEPESIKLIDAQMLVVTGGVERTVTQYAALFEAAGLRFERVIPTVRPISILEALR